From Sphingopyxis sp. USTB-05, the proteins below share one genomic window:
- a CDS encoding DMT family transporter — MSSEQPTLLSPRVLLPFMLVTLIWGSTWIVITGQLGVVPPSWSVTYRFAVAAIAMFAFAIIRRERLWLEPGAMAFAVALGVAQFTFNFNFVYRAEQHITSGLVAVLFALLIVPNTLLGRAFLKTPLEGRFLAGAGIAIIGVGLMILHEYRAAALDAGEVLLGTMLTLAGVMSASTANVMQGTRIARAQSMVVMIAWAMLFGALADGSYAWITTGPPTIEPTATYIGGVLYLGVIASAVTFPLYFNIIRAVGPGQAAWSSVLIPIIAMGFSTAFEGYRWATLSIAGGIVALIGLVIAVAKRPERPSVSGNMVSVPVDPES; from the coding sequence GTGAGCAGCGAGCAGCCGACGCTGCTCAGCCCAAGGGTGCTGCTGCCCTTCATGCTGGTGACGTTGATCTGGGGGTCGACCTGGATCGTCATCACGGGACAACTCGGCGTCGTGCCGCCTAGCTGGTCGGTGACCTATCGCTTTGCGGTTGCGGCGATCGCGATGTTCGCTTTTGCCATCATACGGCGGGAGCGGTTGTGGCTTGAGCCGGGGGCGATGGCCTTTGCTGTGGCGCTCGGTGTCGCGCAATTCACCTTCAACTTCAATTTCGTCTACCGCGCCGAGCAGCATATCACCTCGGGCCTGGTGGCCGTGCTTTTCGCGCTGCTGATCGTCCCCAACACATTGCTTGGCCGCGCCTTCCTCAAGACGCCGCTCGAGGGGCGTTTCCTTGCCGGCGCGGGCATCGCGATCATCGGCGTCGGGCTGATGATCCTCCACGAATATCGCGCCGCGGCATTGGATGCGGGTGAGGTGCTGCTGGGCACCATGCTGACTCTCGCCGGCGTGATGAGCGCGTCGACCGCCAATGTCATGCAGGGAACGCGCATCGCACGCGCGCAGTCGATGGTGGTAATGATTGCGTGGGCAATGCTTTTCGGGGCGCTCGCCGACGGCAGTTACGCGTGGATCACGACCGGACCGCCGACGATCGAGCCGACCGCGACCTACATCGGCGGTGTGCTCTATCTTGGCGTGATCGCCAGCGCCGTGACCTTCCCGCTTTATTTCAACATCATCCGTGCCGTCGGGCCGGGGCAGGCGGCGTGGTCCAGCGTCCTGATCCCGATCATCGCGATGGGCTTTTCGACCGCTTTCGAGGGCTATCGCTGGGCGACGCTGTCGATTGCGGGCGGTATCGTCGCGCTGATCGGGCTGGTGATCGCGGTCGCGAAACGGCCCGAACGACCGTCGGTCAGCGGCAATATGGTGTCGGTACCGGTCGATCCCGAAAGCTAG
- a CDS encoding DUF3011 domain-containing protein, translated as MRNNVVTIVTTATFIASQLAVPAMPQATTLPYPPPGGPQIQPPRPGYGDGYAGTIRCESRNNQMQRCNVRTSNRVDLQRVIGGRCSKGRDWGFTANQIWVSGGCRAEFAYGYANDGGYPTPLPQPVEDYAGTINCESWNYSYQQCNVRTNDRVELTRKIAGKCNAGRQWGYTSDYIWVDKGCRAEFGYGYRNVRPPEKDKDKGPSTGLIIGGIVVAGGLLALLASQKKKKADGAAEESATTHPAKGPATLSANLNSLPSASRPSVLNCMNDAARQIGITGGTRLSYDKLISLEQGNGGWRIRAAMTATYPDGAKQIEMYCRATPTDIIQLDFT; from the coding sequence ATGCGGAACAATGTCGTCACGATCGTCACCACAGCCACCTTTATTGCCAGCCAGCTTGCCGTTCCTGCGATGCCGCAGGCGACGACGCTGCCGTACCCGCCGCCCGGCGGACCGCAGATCCAGCCACCGCGCCCCGGCTATGGCGATGGTTATGCGGGGACGATCCGCTGCGAATCGCGGAACAATCAGATGCAGCGTTGCAATGTCCGCACCAGCAATCGTGTCGACCTGCAGCGCGTCATCGGCGGACGTTGTTCGAAGGGCCGCGATTGGGGGTTCACCGCCAACCAGATATGGGTGTCGGGTGGCTGCCGCGCCGAATTCGCTTATGGCTATGCCAATGACGGCGGCTATCCGACGCCGCTTCCGCAACCTGTCGAAGATTATGCAGGCACGATAAACTGCGAATCGTGGAACTATAGCTATCAACAGTGCAACGTCCGCACGAATGATCGCGTCGAACTCACGCGCAAGATTGCGGGCAAGTGCAATGCCGGGCGCCAATGGGGTTACACCAGCGACTATATCTGGGTCGACAAGGGGTGCCGCGCCGAATTCGGCTATGGCTATCGCAATGTCCGCCCGCCCGAGAAGGATAAGGACAAGGGACCGAGCACGGGGCTGATCATCGGTGGTATCGTCGTGGCGGGCGGGCTGCTTGCGCTGCTTGCGAGCCAGAAAAAGAAGAAGGCCGACGGCGCGGCCGAGGAAAGCGCGACGACGCATCCGGCGAAGGGGCCGGCGACGCTCAGCGCCAATCTCAATAGCCTGCCCAGCGCATCGCGGCCTTCGGTGCTCAACTGCATGAACGATGCGGCCCGCCAGATCGGCATCACGGGCGGCACCCGGCTGTCGTACGACAAGCTGATCTCGCTCGAGCAGGGCAATGGCGGCTGGCGCATCCGCGCGGCGATGACCGCGACCTATCCTGACGGCGCGAAGCAGATCGAAATGTATTGCCGCGCGACGCCGACCGACATCATCCAACTCGACTTTACCTAG
- the murA gene encoding UDP-N-acetylglucosamine 1-carboxyvinyltransferase — protein sequence MDQIVIRGGQRLKGRIPISGAKNAALTLLPCALLTDEPLTLRNLPRLADVDGFGHLLNQLGCSTTIEGSRPEDFGRVMTARTTTLTSTVAPYDIVRKMRASILVLGPLLARAGEATVSLPGGCAIGNRPIDLHLKALEAFGAEIELASGYVKASAPGRGRLPGGKFTFPVVSVGATENALMAAVLAKGTCVLENAAREPEIVDLCNCLVAMGAHIEGIGTETLTIEGVDRLHGATYRVMADRIEAGSYACAAVITEGDVELVGAKADEMEATLAALRQAGATVEETKGGIRVAMSGRAEPVTLSTAPYPGFATDMQAQFMAMATLGKGASLFTETIFENRYMHVPELARMGCDIDVRGRSAVVRGVDHLVGAPVMATDLRASMSLIIAGLAAQGTTEVNRVYHLDRGYERLEEKLQAVGADIERISAG from the coding sequence ATGGATCAGATCGTCATTCGCGGCGGCCAGCGACTCAAGGGCCGTATCCCCATCTCCGGCGCCAAGAATGCGGCGCTCACGCTGCTGCCCTGCGCGCTGCTCACCGACGAGCCGTTGACGCTGCGCAACCTGCCGCGGCTCGCCGATGTCGACGGGTTCGGCCACCTGCTCAACCAGCTCGGCTGCTCGACGACGATCGAAGGATCGCGGCCCGAGGATTTCGGCCGCGTGATGACCGCGCGCACGACGACGCTGACCTCGACCGTCGCGCCCTATGACATTGTGCGCAAGATGCGCGCATCGATCCTCGTGCTTGGACCGCTGCTCGCTCGCGCTGGCGAGGCGACGGTGTCGCTGCCCGGCGGCTGCGCGATCGGTAACCGCCCGATCGACCTGCACCTGAAGGCGCTCGAAGCCTTTGGCGCCGAGATCGAACTCGCGTCAGGCTATGTAAAGGCGAGTGCGCCCGGACGCGGACGCTTGCCCGGCGGCAAATTTACCTTCCCCGTCGTTTCGGTCGGCGCGACTGAAAATGCGCTGATGGCCGCGGTGCTCGCCAAGGGCACATGCGTGCTGGAAAATGCGGCGCGCGAGCCAGAGATCGTCGACCTCTGCAACTGCCTCGTCGCGATGGGCGCGCATATCGAGGGTATCGGCACCGAAACCCTGACGATCGAGGGCGTCGACCGGCTGCACGGCGCGACCTATCGCGTGATGGCCGATCGCATCGAGGCGGGTAGCTATGCCTGCGCTGCCGTCATTACCGAAGGCGATGTCGAACTGGTCGGCGCCAAGGCCGACGAGATGGAAGCGACGCTCGCCGCGCTACGACAGGCGGGCGCGACGGTCGAAGAGACCAAGGGTGGCATTCGCGTTGCCATGTCGGGCCGCGCCGAACCCGTCACGCTGTCGACCGCGCCCTATCCAGGCTTCGCGACCGACATGCAGGCGCAGTTCATGGCGATGGCAACGCTCGGCAAGGGCGCGTCGCTGTTCACCGAGACGATCTTCGAAAACCGCTACATGCATGTCCCCGAACTCGCGCGCATGGGCTGCGACATCGACGTGCGCGGCCGCAGCGCTGTGGTGCGCGGCGTCGACCATCTGGTCGGCGCGCCGGTGATGGCGACCGACCTCCGCGCTTCGATGAGCCTGATCATCGCCGGCCTCGCTGCGCAGGGCACGACCGAGGTCAACCGCGTCTATCACCTCGACCGCGGTTACGAGCGGCTGGAGGAAAAGCTGCAGGCGGTCGGCGCCGATATCGAGCGGATCAGCGCCGGGTAA
- a CDS encoding S9 family peptidase: MKYLLGAVALLSTLSAAPAFAQTACTPGTYAAPDGDFVVMVKSPAVAAPGLRYLFRDGRRGATSDAGVPLTCGAKDVTVNGKSWTPIAFRETPATFDSVGTKMNGVLIEPPGAPDVKRPLVVMVHGSERTSPIGGVYGYAMAAQGISVFLYDKRGTGGSEGEYTQNFELLAEDAARALDHARGMATARFGRAGFFGGSQGGWVAPLAATRTKADFVAIGFGLVASPIEEDREQMVSEVRAAGLGKDAEALVSRLSQATAGLLLSDFRSGYDALDAVRAEMSDKPWATKVEGEYSGAIARMPNDELKRIGRARVDNLELIWDYDAVAALRKLDTPLLWVLAGEDREAPIETTRGALLGLAKAGKPVDVYLFPDTDHGMFEFTTNADGSRDVTRITNGYLKLLGDWIKGDARGAYGRAERLTRR, translated from the coding sequence ATGAAATATCTCCTCGGCGCAGTCGCCCTCCTCTCCACTCTCTCTGCGGCACCGGCCTTTGCACAGACGGCCTGCACACCCGGCACCTATGCCGCGCCCGACGGCGACTTCGTCGTGATGGTGAAGTCGCCGGCGGTGGCGGCGCCGGGGCTGCGTTACTTGTTTCGCGACGGCCGCCGCGGCGCGACGAGCGACGCCGGCGTTCCGCTGACGTGCGGTGCCAAGGATGTGACGGTGAACGGCAAGTCGTGGACGCCGATCGCCTTCCGGGAGACGCCCGCGACCTTTGATAGCGTCGGCACGAAAATGAACGGCGTGCTGATCGAGCCGCCGGGTGCGCCCGACGTCAAGCGGCCGCTTGTCGTGATGGTGCATGGGTCCGAACGCACTTCGCCGATCGGGGGCGTCTATGGCTATGCGATGGCGGCGCAGGGGATTTCGGTCTTCCTGTACGACAAGCGCGGCACCGGCGGTTCCGAGGGCGAATATACCCAGAATTTCGAGCTGCTCGCCGAGGATGCGGCAAGGGCGCTCGACCATGCACGCGGCATGGCGACGGCGCGCTTTGGACGCGCAGGCTTTTTCGGCGGCAGCCAGGGCGGCTGGGTCGCACCGCTCGCCGCGACGCGGACAAAGGCCGATTTCGTCGCCATCGGTTTCGGCCTTGTCGCCTCGCCGATCGAGGAAGATCGCGAGCAGATGGTATCGGAAGTTCGCGCGGCGGGGCTGGGCAAGGATGCCGAAGCACTGGTCAGCCGCCTGTCGCAAGCGACCGCAGGCTTGCTGCTGTCCGATTTCCGCTCAGGCTATGACGCGCTCGACGCCGTGCGCGCCGAGATGAGCGACAAACCGTGGGCGACGAAGGTCGAAGGCGAATATAGCGGCGCCATCGCGCGCATGCCGAACGACGAACTCAAGCGGATCGGCCGCGCGCGCGTCGACAATCTGGAACTCATCTGGGACTATGACGCCGTCGCGGCGCTCCGAAAGCTCGATACGCCGCTGCTCTGGGTGCTCGCGGGCGAGGATCGCGAAGCGCCGATCGAAACGACGCGCGGCGCGCTGCTCGGGCTGGCGAAAGCGGGTAAGCCGGTCGATGTCTACCTGTTCCCCGACACCGACCATGGCATGTTCGAATTCACCACGAACGCCGACGGATCGCGCGACGTCACGCGCATCACCAACGGCTATCTGAAATTGCTCGGCGACTGGATCAAGGGCGACGCGCGCGGCGCCTATGGTCGCGCCGAACGCCTTACCCGGCGCTGA